The following is a genomic window from Anas acuta chromosome 26, bAnaAcu1.1, whole genome shotgun sequence.
CCCAGCCGCCGAGGCCATGACGCCGTCGATCCAGGCGGCGTACGGGGCGATGCGGGTGTAGATGGCGGGCTTCTTGTAGTTGCCGCAGACCCGGGAGCCGGCCGTCACCACCCCTTCGGCCACGCCGTTGCAGACCAGGGGGCCCCCGGAGTCTCCCTGCAGGACAGGGGCTcagtgccggggggggggcactgctgctgctccccccgcTCCCCACCTCGCTCCCTCCCTGGGGCCGCAGCCCCGTCCTGCCCCATGGCCCCGTCCTGCCCCACATCCTCCCCCCCAGCCGGAGCTGTTCCCACCCAGGCCCCCACGGGGGTCGTCAGCCCCAGCCCACAGCCCTGGGTCGGGGACAGGAGGCTGAGCAGGCCGGTACCTTGCAGGTGTCCTTCTTGCGGGAGTCGGTGCACATCATCTTCTCGGTGATGGTTTGGTCGTGGCGGGTGCGGTGGTTGCAGAGCTCGCGGCTGATCACCGGCCGCTCCACCTGCTGCAGCTTGTCCGGCCGCCGCCCGCTGTGGGTGATGGTGCCCCAGCCCGCGGCCTCGCACAGCGTGTCGGCCTCCACGTCCCTGTCCTCCCGCTGGAACGGCAGCACCTTCACGTGCGCGTTCAGCTCCGctttctcctccagctgccacCAAGCAAAGGAAGGGACCGGGCTCAGCGGGACACGGCCCCGGCACCGTGCCGGCCTCCCCGAGCTCCCGGCGCTGCCTCCccacccgcagcccccagcacgcGGCCGGAGGTCGGAGCCA
Proteins encoded in this region:
- the LOC137844966 gene encoding complement factor D-like isoform X3, encoding MGPCPAPVLVLALLLQLGAVVNAQPRGRILGGYEARPHLRPYMASLQLDGQHVCGGFLIAEQWVLSAAHCTEGTNGKLFQVLLGAHSLTEPEPHKRLYRVRAQIAHPGSNIHNNRDDLLLLQLEEKAELNAHVKVLPFQREDRDVEADTLCEAAGWGTITHSGRRPDKLQQVERPVISRELCNHRTRHDQTITEKMMCTDSRKKDTCKGDSGGPLVCNGVAEGVVTAGSRVCGNYKKPAIYTRIAPYAAWIDGVMASAAGDEAGDKAGDEAAR
- the LOC137844966 gene encoding complement factor D-like isoform X4, translating into MGPCPAPVLVLALLLQLGAVVNAQPRGRILGGYEARPHLRPYMASLQLDGQHVCGGFLIAEQWVLSAAHCTEGTNGKLFQVLLGAHSLTEPEPHKRLYRVRAQIAHPGSNIHNNRDDLLLLQLEEKAELNAHVKVLPFQREDRDVEADTLCEAAGWGTITHSGRRPDKLQQVERPVISRELCNHRTRHDQTITEKMMCTDSRKKDTCKGDSGGPLVCNGVAEGVVTAGSRVCGNYKKPAIYTRIAPYAAWIDGVMASAAGDEAGDEAGDEAAR